Proteins encoded together in one Acanthochromis polyacanthus isolate Apoly-LR-REF ecotype Palm Island chromosome 12, KAUST_Apoly_ChrSc, whole genome shotgun sequence window:
- the kcnj20 gene encoding G protein-activated inward rectifier potassium channel 3 isoform X1: MGPPGTTQDGTRGRRPSTPYQPKSIMVVHSTLSGEKTQCESCLINTDKDRSLPLPDIMPGTFPELATAKRRHKSTTDIPYRGNVCLLPPSPLGFTETEQNFLRRCSLRETKSVSRSPRHALSVPNMGTNSPLRVFHSSPLHSAPLSPAQSNISSATREMERLAKAQSKLLESESNQTPTLPPETREQLRYVSKDGKCRVNLCHISERGRFMSDIFTSFVDLQYRWFLFVFMMCYITTWFLFAGLYFFNAAFRGDLEQEHHLDTPANHFVDQTPCYLGVDGFISALLFSVETQRTIGYGSRTVSPTCHEGVLLVMIQCIVGSMIDALMVGCMFAKISRPKKRAETLLFSRTCVIANRDDQLCLMFRLGDLRESHMVDAKVRAKLIKSRQTAEGEFLPLEQTEIDLGYETGSDRLFLVEPQVIQHNIDSNSPLWELGPDQLRRQQFEIIVILEGIVEATGE, translated from the coding sequence acAGACAAAGACAGATCACTTCCTCTTCCAGACATCATGCCAGGAACTTTTCCTGAGCTTGCAACAGCCAAGCGGCGCCACAAAAGTACAACAGACATCCCATATCGGGGTAACGTGTGCCTGCTTCCACCGTCACCTCTTGGTTTCACCGAAACAGAACAAAATTTCTTGCGCCGATGCTCATTAAGAGAGACCAAAAGTGTTTCACGCTCCCCTCGTCACGCCCTCAGCGTCCCCAACATGGGCACCAACAGTCCCCTCAGGGTTTTCCACAGCAGCCCCCTCCACAGCGCCCCACTCTCGCCAGCACAAAGCAACATATCTAGCGCCACCAGGGAGATGGAGAGGCTCGCCAAGGCTCAGAGTAAACTCCTGGAAAGCGAGAGTAACCAAACACCGACTCTTCCCCCAGAAACCAGAGAGCAACTTCGTTACGTCTCCAAGGATGGAAAGTGCCGTGTCAATTTgtgtcacatctctgaaagGGGGCGCTTCATGTCTGATATCTTTACCTCTTTTGTGGACCTCCAGTATCGCtggttcctgtttgtttttatgatgtGCTATATCACCACCTGGTTCTTGTTTGCCGGGCTTTACTTCTTTAACGCTGCCTTTCGAGGTGATCTTGAACAGGAGCATCATCTCGACACCCCTGCGAACCACTTTGTAGATCAGACGCCCTGCTACTTAGGCGTAGACGGCTTCATCTCAGCTCTGCTCTTCTCAGTGGAGACACAACGCACTATTGGCTATGGTTCACGAACTGTTTCTCCAACCTGCCACGAGGGTGTGCTGCTGGTCATGATTCAGTGTATTGTTGGGTCCATGATAGACGCCCTCATGGTGGGTTGCATGTTTGCTAAAATATCCCGACCTAAGAAGCGAGCAGAGACCCTCCTTTTTAGTCGCACTTGCGTCATTGCAAACCGGGACGACCAGCTGTGCTTGATGTTCCGTCTGGGAGACCTGAGAGAAAGTCACATGGTGGACGCAAAGGTTCGTGCAAAGTTAATCAAGTCCCGCCAAACAGCTGAGGGTGAGTTTTTGCCTCTTGAACAGACTGAAATCGATCTTGGTTATGAAACTGGGTCAGACAGACTTTTTTTGGTGGAACCTCAAGTCATTCAGCATAATATCGACTCAAACAGTCCGCTGTGGGAGCTGGGCCCTGATCAGCTTAGACGCCAGCAGTTTGAGATAATCGTCATCTTGGAGGGAATTGTCGAGGCAACAGGTGAGTAA
- the zbtb32 gene encoding zinc finger and BTB domain-containing protein 16-A has translation MIRLDNTQYFHFLQQADALRRSGTLCDAIILVKSQTFRAHRLVLACASRTLAQQLAQGDVDSPVHCTLENFSPHTFQQVLDFTYTQALEVSVDDLRLLLRAAQQLEMQLLEDQCQKQLDSLSYRAGEEHESEENTDVKEEKEEKDQKQSPASEEKLQETCSPVEKAHIAMKNPPQNNPQSPRKKPRLSSTGHRDSVISRPTTSSSSFSPPWTFSANMWESVSTLRRIAQNYSDLLAAHPIQSPNQASVAYPFSLTTPHMFPLLSPHFQTPGQNSVMGYSGFHPRYTQNLYAGSTRMGSIIKQGLPKRNKANQRAFIGTNVQTGEPSYPEAPKASAKRVKDCRHCSAALLDDLVLRESASAQLGKACAGCRFCGRGDGVQNETDARGEHRGEKPYQCQHCPKKFSLKHQLDTHHRVHTGEKPFECRLCGQRSRDYSAMIKHLRTHGGAAPYQCTVCLEFCSSLVAMQRHVKTHAVQDFPPDWSISSTYLYISHI, from the exons ATGATCCGACTAGACAACACCCAATATTTCCATTTCCTGCAGCAGGCAGATGCCTTACGTCGCTCCGGGACGCTCTGCGATGCCATCATCTTGGTAAAAAGTCAAACTTTTAGGGCTCATCGGTTGGTTCTCGCCTGTGCGAGCAGAACGTTGGCGCAGCAGCTCGCTCAAGGAGACGTCGACAGCCCGGTGCACTGCACTCTGGAGAATTTCTCGCCCCACACCTTCCAGCAAGTCCTGGACTTCACCTATACCCAAGCTCTGGAGGTGTCCGTGGACGATCTGCGTCTGTTGCTCAGAGCTGCTCAGCAGCTGGAGATGCAGCTACTGGAGGACCAGTGTCAGAAGCAGCTGGACTCTCTCAGCTACAGAGCTGGAGAGGAGCATGAAAGTGAGGAAAACACAGATGtcaaagaggagaaggaggagaaagatcAAAAGCAAAGTCCAGCTTCTGAGGAGAAACTCCAAGAGACATGTTCCCCAGTAGAGAAAGCACATATTGCCATGAAAAACCCTCCACAAAACAATCCACAATCCCCTAGAAAGAAGCCCAGATTGTCCTCAACAGGGCATAGAGACAGTGTTATCAGCAGGCCGAccaccagcagctcctccttctctcctccgTGGACTTTCTCTGCAAACATGTGGGAGTCTGTCAGCACACTGAGGCGAATAGCACAAAACTACTCAGACCTACTCGCAGCTCACCCCATTCAGTCCCCAAATCAGGCCTCTGTAGCTTACCCATTCTCCCTCACCACTCCCCACATGTTCCCCCTACTGAGTCCCCATTTCCAAACCCCAGGTCAGAACTCTGTAATGGGCTACTCAGGCTTTCATCCCCGTTACACACAAAACCTTTACGCCGGATCTACACGGATGGGCAGCATCATCAAACAAGGCCTGCCAAAGAGAAATAAGGCCAACCAGAGAGCGTTCATAGGGACAAATGTTCAAACTGGTGAGCCAAG TTACCCTGAAGCGCCCAAAGCCAGTGCAAAGAGAGTTAAAGACTGTCGGCACTGCAGTGCAGCTCTCCTTGATGACCTGGTGCTGCGGGAGTCGGCCTCCGCACAATTAG GTAAAGCCTGTGCAGGATGTCGCTTCTGTGGAAGAGGAGATGGTGTGCAAAACGAAACAGACGCGAGAGGAgaacacagaggagaaaaaccCTACCAGTGCCAACACTGCCCCAAGAAGTTCAGTCTGAAGCATCAGCTGGACACACATCACCGAGTTCACACCG ggGAGAAACCCTTCGAGTGTCGCCTCTGTGGCCAGCGCTCGCGGGACTATTCGGCCATGATCAAGCACCTGCGGACTCACGGCGGCGCGGCGCCCTACCAGTGCACGGTTTGCCTGGAGTTCTGCAGCAGCCTGGTGGCCATGCAGAGACACGTCAAGACCCACGCCGTGCAGGACTTCCCTCCCGACTGGAGCATCAGCAGCACCTACCTGTACATCTCCCACATCTGA
- the kcnj20 gene encoding G protein-activated inward rectifier potassium channel 3 isoform X2 — MPGTFPELATAKRRHKSTTDIPYRGNVCLLPPSPLGFTETEQNFLRRCSLRETKSVSRSPRHALSVPNMGTNSPLRVFHSSPLHSAPLSPAQSNISSATREMERLAKAQSKLLESESNQTPTLPPETREQLRYVSKDGKCRVNLCHISERGRFMSDIFTSFVDLQYRWFLFVFMMCYITTWFLFAGLYFFNAAFRGDLEQEHHLDTPANHFVDQTPCYLGVDGFISALLFSVETQRTIGYGSRTVSPTCHEGVLLVMIQCIVGSMIDALMVGCMFAKISRPKKRAETLLFSRTCVIANRDDQLCLMFRLGDLRESHMVDAKVRAKLIKSRQTAEGEFLPLEQTEIDLGYETGSDRLFLVEPQVIQHNIDSNSPLWELGPDQLRRQQFEIIVILEGIVEATGE, encoded by the coding sequence ATGCCAGGAACTTTTCCTGAGCTTGCAACAGCCAAGCGGCGCCACAAAAGTACAACAGACATCCCATATCGGGGTAACGTGTGCCTGCTTCCACCGTCACCTCTTGGTTTCACCGAAACAGAACAAAATTTCTTGCGCCGATGCTCATTAAGAGAGACCAAAAGTGTTTCACGCTCCCCTCGTCACGCCCTCAGCGTCCCCAACATGGGCACCAACAGTCCCCTCAGGGTTTTCCACAGCAGCCCCCTCCACAGCGCCCCACTCTCGCCAGCACAAAGCAACATATCTAGCGCCACCAGGGAGATGGAGAGGCTCGCCAAGGCTCAGAGTAAACTCCTGGAAAGCGAGAGTAACCAAACACCGACTCTTCCCCCAGAAACCAGAGAGCAACTTCGTTACGTCTCCAAGGATGGAAAGTGCCGTGTCAATTTgtgtcacatctctgaaagGGGGCGCTTCATGTCTGATATCTTTACCTCTTTTGTGGACCTCCAGTATCGCtggttcctgtttgtttttatgatgtGCTATATCACCACCTGGTTCTTGTTTGCCGGGCTTTACTTCTTTAACGCTGCCTTTCGAGGTGATCTTGAACAGGAGCATCATCTCGACACCCCTGCGAACCACTTTGTAGATCAGACGCCCTGCTACTTAGGCGTAGACGGCTTCATCTCAGCTCTGCTCTTCTCAGTGGAGACACAACGCACTATTGGCTATGGTTCACGAACTGTTTCTCCAACCTGCCACGAGGGTGTGCTGCTGGTCATGATTCAGTGTATTGTTGGGTCCATGATAGACGCCCTCATGGTGGGTTGCATGTTTGCTAAAATATCCCGACCTAAGAAGCGAGCAGAGACCCTCCTTTTTAGTCGCACTTGCGTCATTGCAAACCGGGACGACCAGCTGTGCTTGATGTTCCGTCTGGGAGACCTGAGAGAAAGTCACATGGTGGACGCAAAGGTTCGTGCAAAGTTAATCAAGTCCCGCCAAACAGCTGAGGGTGAGTTTTTGCCTCTTGAACAGACTGAAATCGATCTTGGTTATGAAACTGGGTCAGACAGACTTTTTTTGGTGGAACCTCAAGTCATTCAGCATAATATCGACTCAAACAGTCCGCTGTGGGAGCTGGGCCCTGATCAGCTTAGACGCCAGCAGTTTGAGATAATCGTCATCTTGGAGGGAATTGTCGAGGCAACAGGTGAGTAA